Proteins from a genomic interval of Streptomyces sp. NBC_01445:
- a CDS encoding integrase core domain-containing protein, giving the protein MGDPAGHHDGPRYANVNTPANPRPSTRHRVAASTVWEILKDAGIDPAPERGSSTWPDFLRSQADALLACDFLETVTLSGPRMYVFAMIEHATLRIRILGATAHPTASWVTQTAKNLVMDLEDAGCRARFPLRDRTGKFPALFDAILHDAGIEVVLSGIQMPRMNSIMERWVQTCRRELLDRTLIWNQRHLSYALREFEQFYNGHRPHQGIANARPMRPLPQTITDPGQITRLDIRRRKRLGGILHGYERVA; this is encoded by the coding sequence GTGGGTGACCCAGCAGGCCACCACGATGGCCCGCGGTACGCGAACGTGAACACACCGGCCAATCCGCGGCCCTCGACGCGCCACCGGGTAGCTGCGTCCACGGTGTGGGAGATCTTGAAGGACGCCGGGATCGACCCTGCACCCGAGCGCGGCTCCAGCACATGGCCGGACTTCCTGCGCTCCCAGGCCGACGCGCTGCTGGCCTGCGACTTCTTGGAAACCGTCACGTTGTCGGGGCCACGGATGTACGTGTTCGCGATGATCGAGCACGCCACCCTGCGTATCCGGATCCTGGGAGCCACCGCCCACCCGACGGCATCCTGGGTGACACAGACGGCGAAGAATCTCGTCATGGACCTCGAAGACGCCGGCTGCCGGGCTCGGTTCCCACTCCGGGACCGTACCGGGAAGTTCCCCGCACTGTTCGACGCCATCCTCCACGACGCCGGCATCGAGGTCGTACTCAGCGGCATTCAGATGCCGAGAATGAACTCCATCATGGAGAGGTGGGTGCAGACCTGCCGGCGCGAACTCCTGGACCGCACGTTGATCTGGAACCAACGCCATCTCTCCTATGCCCTACGGGAGTTCGAACAGTTCTACAACGGGCACAGGCCGCATCAGGGCATCGCCAATGCCCGCCCGATGCGCCCACTCCCCCAAACGATCACCGATCCGGGGCAGATCACCCGCCTCGACATACGACGACGCAAGCGTCTCGGCGGCATCCTCCACGGGTACGAACGTGTCGCATGA
- a CDS encoding aldehyde dehydrogenase family protein, producing MTDNIPRITRDGVIGYDATEIVTIDQATRAEFARYPVAGKEEAAAAVAAARSVTGAWWDLGFEGRAERLRAWRRQIALSGEEGAALIHAENGKPLDDARVEVLGTLEHLRYVADNAARVLERREVPSSPTTPNQRAWVEYQPYGVVGVIGPWNFPLLTPAAILADALAAGNAVVLKPSQITPGVAEWLIRTWQRAVPELPAVLQNLNGYGATGQALIEAGLDKLAFTGSVATGRTVAAQCAQTLTPVLLELGGKDGVIVAEDADLDEAAAHIVWGAMQNTGHGCISLEVAYVVESVHDEFVEKISELAGQVRVGSDEDAEIGPVPLPSQTSIIREHIQDALERGATATVGGLDAVGDRYAAPTILVGVAPDALAATEETFGPTLAVVKVPDADEAVAHINAGRYGLGSAVFSRDRGEAIARRLRVGMTSINDALVFSMNPAVPFGGRGDSGYGRKQGEEGLREFAYAHSFTAKTGPARFSASTFGRPAGAMAGALAGARNRILAESGEKSD from the coding sequence ATGACCGACAACATTCCGAGGATCACCCGTGACGGCGTCATCGGATACGACGCGACCGAGATCGTCACCATCGACCAGGCCACCAGAGCCGAGTTCGCCCGATACCCCGTGGCCGGCAAGGAAGAGGCTGCCGCGGCCGTCGCCGCCGCACGCTCAGTCACCGGGGCCTGGTGGGACCTCGGCTTCGAGGGCCGCGCGGAGCGACTGCGCGCGTGGCGGCGGCAGATAGCCTTGAGCGGTGAGGAGGGCGCCGCACTCATTCACGCCGAGAACGGCAAGCCCCTCGACGACGCCCGCGTGGAGGTGCTCGGGACTCTCGAGCACCTGCGGTACGTTGCTGACAACGCCGCGCGGGTCCTGGAGCGCCGGGAGGTTCCATCCAGCCCCACCACGCCCAACCAGCGTGCGTGGGTCGAGTACCAGCCCTACGGCGTGGTCGGCGTCATAGGCCCGTGGAACTTCCCCCTGCTCACTCCCGCGGCCATCCTCGCCGACGCGCTCGCGGCCGGGAACGCCGTCGTCCTCAAGCCCAGCCAGATCACGCCCGGCGTCGCCGAATGGCTCATCCGAACCTGGCAGCGTGCCGTTCCGGAACTGCCGGCCGTCCTGCAGAACCTGAACGGATACGGGGCCACGGGTCAGGCGCTCATCGAGGCCGGCCTCGACAAGCTCGCGTTCACGGGCAGCGTCGCCACAGGCCGGACGGTGGCCGCCCAATGCGCGCAGACCCTGACCCCCGTTCTGCTGGAACTCGGCGGAAAGGACGGCGTCATCGTCGCCGAGGACGCCGATCTGGACGAAGCCGCCGCTCACATCGTGTGGGGCGCCATGCAGAACACCGGGCACGGTTGTATCAGTCTCGAAGTGGCCTACGTAGTCGAGTCGGTGCACGACGAGTTCGTCGAGAAGATCAGCGAGCTTGCCGGGCAGGTACGCGTCGGCAGCGACGAGGACGCGGAGATCGGGCCGGTTCCGCTGCCGAGCCAGACCTCGATCATCCGGGAACACATTCAAGACGCCCTGGAGCGCGGCGCGACAGCCACCGTCGGCGGCCTCGACGCGGTGGGCGACCGCTATGCCGCGCCCACCATCCTGGTCGGGGTGGCCCCCGACGCCCTCGCGGCGACGGAGGAGACGTTCGGGCCGACGCTGGCGGTCGTCAAGGTCCCCGACGCCGATGAGGCCGTCGCTCACATCAACGCCGGCCGGTACGGGCTGGGCAGCGCCGTCTTCAGCCGCGACCGCGGCGAAGCCATCGCTCGTCGCCTCCGTGTGGGAATGACCAGCATCAACGATGCTCTGGTGTTCTCCATGAACCCCGCCGTGCCGTTTGGCGGTCGGGGCGACAGCGGTTACGGGCGCAAGCAGGGGGAGGAGGGACTGCGGGAGTTCGCCTACGCGCACTCCTTCACCGCCAAGACCGGCCCCGCCCGGTTCTCCGCCTCGACCTTCGGCAGGCCCGCGGGTGCCATGGCGGGAGCCCTCGCCGGCGCCCGTAACAGGATCCTGGCCGAGAGCGGCGAGAAGTCGGACTGA
- a CDS encoding SDR family NAD(P)-dependent oxidoreductase, producing the protein MTRTIALITGASSGIGAEFARLLADDHDLVLVARRADRLGDFAEELRARGAAVEVLPADLGTHEGITAVTGRLAAGDVRLLVSNAGAGGYAPLVDVDHADIDRLLTLNAVAPIQLVRAALAGMLAAGEGAIITVASLLAFSGGLNDPRAPRRTLYAAAKAATVAFTRTLTGELADTPIRTQLLLPGVVATEWNEGVGRDIPWAMTPQDVASASLAGLRLGETVCAPGLENQAAALEALLAAESALLTGGNQPTPATRYRGPQA; encoded by the coding sequence ATGACTCGCACGATCGCTCTCATCACCGGAGCTTCCTCCGGCATCGGCGCCGAATTCGCCCGTCTGCTGGCGGATGACCACGACCTCGTCCTGGTGGCGCGCCGCGCGGACCGGCTCGGCGACTTCGCAGAGGAGCTCCGCGCCCGGGGTGCCGCCGTGGAGGTGCTGCCCGCCGATCTCGGCACCCACGAGGGCATCACCGCTGTCACCGGCCGTCTCGCCGCGGGGGACGTGCGCCTGCTGGTCAGCAACGCCGGCGCCGGCGGCTACGCCCCGCTCGTCGACGTCGACCACGCCGACATCGACCGCCTGCTCACCCTCAACGCCGTGGCCCCCATTCAGCTGGTCCGCGCCGCGCTTGCCGGAATGCTCGCCGCCGGAGAAGGCGCGATCATCACGGTGGCCTCGCTGCTGGCCTTCAGCGGCGGCCTCAACGATCCCCGCGCACCACGACGCACTCTCTACGCGGCGGCGAAGGCCGCCACCGTCGCCTTCACCCGGACCCTCACAGGTGAGCTCGCGGACACGCCCATCCGTACGCAGCTGCTGCTGCCCGGCGTCGTGGCCACGGAGTGGAACGAAGGCGTCGGCCGCGACATCCCCTGGGCGATGACCCCGCAGGACGTCGCCTCGGCCAGCCTTGCCGGCCTGCGCCTGGGGGAGACCGTGTGCGCACCCGGTCTGGAGAACCAGGCCGCAGCCCTTGAAGCCCTGCTGGCCGCGGAGTCCGCTCTGCTCACCGGCGGCAACCAGCCCACCCCCGCAACTCGCTACCGCGGCCCGCAGGCGTAG
- a CDS encoding MarR family winged helix-turn-helix transcriptional regulator yields MIRDDEEPVGLGALDRVTWALRRAELAVQTLKEQRLRPLGMAAAHYTLLMSVHSEPGLAGAELARRLNVTPQAVASLVARLEGRGQLERREHPRHRHVQELHLTDAGREALRAADQVIADVERHITEGLGPDQSAQLRTLLDQVSKTVRNA; encoded by the coding sequence GTGATACGTGATGACGAGGAGCCTGTGGGGCTCGGCGCGCTTGACCGGGTGACCTGGGCATTGCGCCGCGCGGAACTGGCGGTGCAGACGCTCAAGGAACAGCGGCTACGTCCGCTGGGCATGGCCGCCGCGCACTACACCCTGCTGATGTCGGTGCACAGCGAACCAGGGCTGGCCGGCGCCGAGTTGGCCCGCCGCCTCAACGTCACCCCTCAGGCCGTCGCCTCCCTCGTGGCACGCCTGGAGGGCCGCGGCCAGTTGGAGAGGCGCGAGCACCCGCGCCACCGGCACGTGCAGGAACTGCACCTCACCGACGCCGGGCGGGAGGCGCTGCGCGCGGCCGACCAGGTAATCGCCGACGTAGAGCGTCACATCACCGAGGGCCTGGGACCGGACCAGAGCGCGCAGCTACGGACGCTGCTCGACCAGGTGAGCAAGACGGTGCGCAACGCCTGA
- a CDS encoding quinone oxidoreductase family protein has translation MSEVVVARAYGGPEVLSVIDVAVAEPGPGQVRIEVRAVGVNPFDHKMYSGAFGTDPANLPMRLGAEAAGVVTAVGADATGPAGPIQIGDEVIAYRAPGAYAAELIVPASSVVPKPAALSWGQAGGLMVTGVTAVHVLEAIGLRENDSVLVHGAAGGVGLMAVQLAVERGARVLGTASPAKHDVLRDLGAIPIAYGPGLADRVRAAAPQGVDAAADLVGTDEAVDVSVELVADRSRIATVAAFERGARAGIRLLGGGPGADPGTEVRAAARLQLTEAAGAGRLRVLIAASHPLREAAAAHRQIMTGHTTGKIVLVP, from the coding sequence ATGAGCGAAGTAGTAGTAGCGCGTGCTTACGGTGGTCCCGAGGTGCTGTCGGTGATCGATGTCGCCGTAGCGGAGCCCGGGCCGGGTCAGGTGCGCATCGAGGTCCGCGCCGTCGGCGTCAACCCTTTCGACCACAAAATGTACAGCGGCGCCTTCGGAACCGATCCGGCGAACCTGCCGATGCGGCTCGGTGCCGAAGCGGCAGGTGTGGTGACCGCTGTCGGTGCCGACGCGACCGGCCCCGCCGGTCCGATCCAGATCGGCGACGAGGTGATCGCGTACCGAGCGCCCGGCGCGTACGCCGCCGAACTCATCGTCCCGGCCTCGTCGGTGGTGCCCAAGCCCGCCGCTCTCTCCTGGGGGCAGGCCGGAGGACTGATGGTCACGGGCGTCACCGCTGTGCACGTTCTCGAAGCGATCGGCCTACGCGAGAACGACTCGGTGCTGGTCCACGGCGCGGCGGGTGGCGTCGGCCTGATGGCCGTGCAACTGGCCGTCGAGCGCGGAGCCAGGGTGCTGGGAACGGCGAGCCCGGCCAAGCACGACGTACTGCGCGACCTGGGGGCGATTCCGATCGCGTACGGGCCGGGTCTGGCGGACCGGGTGCGCGCGGCGGCACCGCAGGGAGTCGACGCGGCTGCCGACCTGGTGGGCACCGACGAGGCGGTGGACGTCTCGGTGGAGCTGGTGGCGGACCGGTCCCGCATCGCGACCGTCGCGGCGTTCGAACGCGGGGCCCGAGCCGGCATCAGGCTCCTGGGCGGTGGGCCCGGCGCGGACCCCGGCACGGAAGTCCGCGCCGCTGCGCGCCTGCAGCTCACCGAAGCCGCGGGCGCCGGGCGACTGCGCGTCCTGATCGCCGCCAGCCATCCGTTGCGCGAAGCCGCCGCCGCGCATCGGCAGATCATGACCGGGCATACGACGGGGAAGATCGTCCTCGTCCCGTGA
- a CDS encoding SDR family oxidoreductase, which translates to MTKPTALVTGGSRGIGAATSRELAARGYRVAVNYFSRRESADQVVKLIEADGGEAFAIQADVYDPTQAAELLERSAVDGRLDVLVCNAGARFIPTPVQALAWDDFRTKVTDELASVYTLTQQTLELMGAQGRGRIVYVSSAVADGPPAPGMAAHGTAKAALNTFARFVAHEVGPLGITVNVVAPGYVRTESSARIPQEFQQRLAANTPLGRVAEPEDVARAIAMLVGEQAAFVTGEVLTVDGGYGVARR; encoded by the coding sequence ATGACCAAACCCACGGCCCTGGTGACCGGCGGCAGCCGGGGAATCGGCGCTGCCACGTCACGGGAACTGGCGGCTCGCGGCTACCGCGTAGCCGTCAACTACTTCTCCCGCCGCGAGTCCGCCGACCAGGTGGTCAAGCTCATCGAGGCCGACGGCGGGGAAGCCTTCGCCATACAGGCCGACGTGTACGACCCCACCCAGGCTGCCGAACTGCTGGAGCGCTCCGCGGTCGACGGGCGCTTGGACGTTCTTGTCTGCAACGCCGGTGCCCGCTTCATTCCCACCCCGGTTCAAGCCCTCGCCTGGGACGACTTCAGGACGAAGGTGACGGACGAGCTGGCATCCGTCTACACGCTCACCCAACAGACACTGGAACTCATGGGCGCCCAAGGGCGGGGCCGGATCGTGTATGTCTCCAGCGCCGTGGCCGACGGTCCGCCCGCCCCGGGCATGGCCGCCCACGGCACCGCCAAGGCCGCCCTGAACACCTTCGCCCGCTTCGTCGCCCACGAGGTAGGCCCGCTAGGCATCACCGTCAACGTCGTGGCACCCGGCTACGTCCGCACCGAGAGCAGCGCGCGTATACCGCAGGAATTCCAACAGCGACTGGCTGCGAACACCCCCCTGGGGCGGGTCGCGGAACCGGAGGACGTGGCCCGGGCGATCGCGATGCTCGTCGGTGAGCAAGCCGCCTTCGTCACTGGCGAGGTGCTCACCGTCGACGGTGGGTACGGCGTGGCACGCCGGTAG
- a CDS encoding TetR/AcrR family transcriptional regulator gives MGDTHTGRPRGRRREADRNDARLMQAAREVFAELGWDAPVSEIARRAGIGMGSLYRRYPSKELLAQRMRVMGMEQLVAQARTALAEEPDPWAAFARFLRNALSAQGAVGPLLPLVGGRLPATDEIVAASSRLRTALDDLVDGAHRAGVLRADFTSADVPLLLEHLTARIPVTDERATTLHLRYLDLILAGLRTSTTDGPTALLSPAPDWAELSELWNASEG, from the coding sequence ATGGGTGACACGCATACCGGCAGACCGCGCGGCCGCCGGCGGGAGGCGGACCGCAACGACGCCCGCCTCATGCAGGCTGCGCGCGAAGTCTTCGCCGAGCTCGGCTGGGACGCCCCCGTCTCGGAGATCGCCCGCCGGGCCGGCATCGGCATGGGCAGCCTCTACCGCCGCTATCCCAGCAAGGAGCTGCTGGCCCAGCGGATGCGCGTCATGGGGATGGAACAGCTCGTCGCCCAGGCCCGCACAGCCCTCGCCGAGGAGCCGGACCCTTGGGCGGCCTTCGCCCGCTTCCTGCGGAACGCGCTCTCGGCCCAGGGTGCAGTCGGTCCGCTGCTCCCGCTGGTGGGCGGCCGACTGCCGGCCACCGATGAGATCGTGGCCGCCTCCAGCCGGCTCCGGACCGCCCTCGACGACTTGGTGGACGGCGCGCACCGCGCGGGCGTACTGCGCGCCGACTTCACTTCCGCCGACGTCCCCTTGCTGCTCGAACACCTCACCGCGCGGATCCCCGTCACCGACGAACGCGCCACCACGCTCCACCTGCGGTACCTGGACCTGATCCTCGCCGGACTGCGCACGTCGACCACCGACGGGCCCACCGCGTTGCTGAGCCCGGCTCCGGACTGGGCAGAACTCAGCGAGCTGTGGAACGCCTCCGAGGGCTGA